From a region of the Pontixanthobacter gangjinensis genome:
- a CDS encoding acyl-CoA thioesterase: protein MSDNKSPQELVDGLVQLLTVTRNGEDDYTGNPQKGGVGRVFGGQVIAQALMAAQHSVPEDKIAHSLHAYFLRGGKEGPEINYSIARDFDGRSFANRRVVASQMEDGALKPILNLTASFQTAEDGLEHQDGEMPDVAMPEDLKSDMELRKQFADAMPNLPEATRRMMLRPRPIEMRTIDRLHWMNSEPKEPRAHSWFRTAAPLKNAPSASNLIHRAIIAYASDFTLLGTAALPHGLSWMRGELNGASLDHTIWFHRPARADEWLLYCTDSPWSGSGRGFNRGRIFNQAGQLVASVAQEGVIRRRRKSSAD from the coding sequence ATGAGCGACAATAAATCTCCGCAGGAACTGGTGGACGGTCTTGTCCAACTACTAACTGTCACCAGAAATGGCGAAGACGACTACACCGGCAATCCGCAAAAGGGCGGCGTGGGACGCGTGTTTGGTGGTCAAGTAATCGCTCAAGCCCTGATGGCGGCGCAGCATTCCGTACCCGAGGATAAGATTGCGCATTCACTTCATGCCTATTTCCTGCGCGGCGGCAAAGAGGGTCCGGAAATCAATTATTCCATCGCCCGCGATTTTGACGGACGCAGTTTCGCCAACCGGCGGGTTGTTGCGAGTCAGATGGAGGATGGCGCGCTAAAGCCAATTTTAAATCTTACCGCCAGCTTTCAAACCGCAGAGGATGGGCTGGAACATCAGGACGGCGAAATGCCTGATGTCGCCATGCCGGAAGATCTGAAATCGGACATGGAGCTTCGCAAGCAATTTGCCGATGCAATGCCCAACCTGCCCGAAGCCACACGCAGAATGATGCTGCGTCCGCGCCCGATTGAAATGCGAACTATTGACCGGTTGCATTGGATGAACAGCGAACCGAAGGAGCCAAGAGCGCATAGCTGGTTCCGCACCGCTGCTCCGCTGAAAAATGCACCATCAGCCAGTAACCTTATCCACCGCGCTATCATCGCCTATGCCAGCGACTTTACCTTGCTCGGCACAGCCGCGCTGCCGCACGGCCTCAGCTGGATGCGCGGGGAATTAAACGGTGCCAGTCTGGATCACACAATTTGGTTTCACCGCCCTGCCCGCGCTGACGAATGGTTACTGTATTGCACCGACAGTCCGTGGAGCGGCAGTGGAAGGGGCTTCAACCGAGGCCGCATTTTTAATCAAGCTGGTCAATTGGTCGCAAGCGTCGCCCAAGAAGGGGTGATACGCCGCAGGAGAAAATCGTCAGCTGATTAA
- a CDS encoding universal stress protein yields the protein MQSILVHVYNDPGIESRLQIALDMARAYDAHLTFLQVVLRPVILPGDYSGIVAAQMMPVAQEQADELRRVIEARLEEEDVRWNWVQEADMTDDMLMSHAALNDLVLVGCAAPQQSSDAPSRLAGTLAIRGRSPVMVAPLHAKSFDPAKPALVAWNGSREASHALRASLSMLKHSSTVYLATVVGEEGPSREGLPAIDGAAYLSRHGISCEVVELPCHARHPAEVLLEAAMSREAGYIVLGAYGHARLFEMIFGGVTRRMLKDPPIPLVLAH from the coding sequence ATGCAATCCATACTGGTTCACGTTTACAATGACCCCGGCATTGAATCGCGCTTGCAAATCGCGTTGGACATGGCGCGGGCTTATGATGCGCACCTGACCTTCCTACAAGTGGTCTTGCGCCCAGTAATCCTTCCTGGCGACTACAGCGGAATTGTCGCCGCTCAGATGATGCCGGTTGCACAGGAACAAGCCGATGAGCTCAGGCGAGTGATTGAGGCTCGCCTAGAGGAGGAAGATGTCCGCTGGAACTGGGTGCAGGAGGCAGACATGACGGATGATATGCTGATGAGCCATGCGGCACTCAATGATTTGGTACTTGTAGGTTGCGCGGCTCCTCAGCAGTCTAGCGATGCGCCATCACGATTAGCAGGCACGCTGGCGATAAGAGGAAGAAGCCCGGTGATGGTTGCACCTTTGCATGCAAAGAGTTTTGATCCGGCAAAACCGGCGCTGGTAGCTTGGAATGGATCAAGAGAGGCATCTCATGCGCTGCGCGCGTCGTTGTCGATGCTTAAACATTCCAGCACCGTTTATTTGGCAACGGTCGTTGGAGAAGAGGGGCCAAGCCGAGAGGGGCTGCCCGCGATTGATGGTGCAGCCTATTTGTCGCGACATGGGATATCTTGCGAAGTCGTAGAGCTGCCCTGTCATGCTCGGCATCCGGCGGAGGTCCTGCTTGAGGCAGCGATGAGCCGCGAGGCCGGTTACATTGTGCTCGGTGCTTATGGTCATGCGCGGTTGTTTGAAATGATATTTGGCGGTGTGACCCGGCGCATGCTGAAAGATCCGCCAATCCCGCTAGTCTTGGCGCATTAA